The Thermodesulfovibrio thiophilus DSM 17215 genome contains a region encoding:
- a CDS encoding type IV pilus twitching motility protein PilT, which produces MRKQELDFILKNLVNYHPEISDIVFTVGKPFQVILWGELKPVILKTCPIEVLMPFHTETIALSLISNVQTKLLDNYFNNGYCDFSCSLENLRFRVNIFSQRGNFSIVMRKLPERIPTVEELHLPKIIYDIAQEKFGLVLVTGPTGSGKSTTLALILDLINESRACHIITLEDPVEFIHIHKKSTFNQRELGVDFFSFADGLRASLRQAPNVILVGEIRDRETLEIALMAAETGHLVLSTLHTTDAGQAIHRVLSMLPQSEEPFTRLRLAESLKWVVSQRLLPKMGGGRIVATEVMRKNLRIRELILNGETPEKTFYDVIETSGAFGMHTFDQSIINLYNEGLITEEVAMAYASSKTNVRQELDKIKIQRGEKTTDLEGLSIDVDYEKKIKRGI; this is translated from the coding sequence ATGAGAAAGCAGGAACTTGATTTTATATTAAAAAATCTTGTGAATTATCATCCTGAAATTTCAGATATAGTTTTTACTGTTGGTAAGCCTTTTCAGGTTATTCTCTGGGGAGAATTAAAACCAGTAATACTGAAAACCTGCCCAATAGAAGTGTTGATGCCTTTTCATACAGAAACTATTGCTTTAAGCCTGATTTCAAATGTTCAAACAAAATTACTGGATAATTATTTTAACAATGGCTACTGTGATTTTTCATGCTCTCTTGAAAATCTAAGATTTAGAGTAAATATATTTTCTCAGCGAGGAAACTTTTCAATTGTAATGAGGAAACTTCCTGAAAGGATTCCAACAGTAGAAGAGCTTCATTTACCAAAAATTATATATGATATTGCTCAGGAAAAATTTGGACTTGTTCTTGTTACAGGACCCACTGGTTCAGGTAAATCCACTACTTTAGCACTCATTCTTGATCTTATAAATGAGTCCAGAGCCTGTCACATAATTACCTTAGAAGATCCAGTTGAATTTATTCATATTCATAAAAAATCTACTTTTAATCAAAGAGAGCTTGGTGTTGATTTCTTCAGCTTTGCTGATGGACTGCGTGCTTCATTAAGACAGGCTCCCAATGTAATACTTGTTGGAGAAATAAGAGACAGGGAGACTCTTGAGATTGCATTGATGGCTGCTGAAACAGGACATCTTGTTTTAAGTACTCTTCACACAACAGATGCTGGACAGGCAATTCATAGAGTGTTGAGTATGCTTCCTCAGTCAGAAGAACCTTTTACGAGACTTCGTCTTGCAGAATCTCTTAAATGGGTTGTAAGTCAGAGGCTTCTTCCAAAAATGGGTGGTGGCAGAATAGTAGCAACAGAAGTTATGAGGAAAAATCTCAGAATAAGAGAATTAATATTAAATGGAGAGACTCCTGAAAAAACCTTTTATGATGTTATTGAAACATCTGGAGCCTTTGGTATGCATACTTTTGATCAAAGCATAATAAACCTTTACAATGAGGGTTTGATTACTGAAGAGGTAGCTATGGCTTATGCATCAAGTAAAACTAATGTTAGACAGGAACTTGATAAAATTAAAATTCAAAGAGGTGAAAAAACTACCGACCTTGAAGGTTTAAGTATAGATGTTGATTATGAGAAAAAAATCAAAAGAGGTATTTAA
- a CDS encoding type IV pilus twitching motility protein PilT, with product MARIDAFFKLMLENKASDLHLVAGSQPVLRINGELVRVQYKVFDNEDLRKLLYEITPEEKIKIFEETGDLDFAHEIPGVARFRVNYFKHKEGVGGAFRHIPNEIKTIDQLGLPQVLKQFVMLKKGIVLVTGPTGSGKSTTLAAMIDHANTNRKERIITIEDPIEFIHPNKGCVISYREVGTHTESFAKALRAALREDPDIILVGEMRDIETVQLALEAAATGHLVFSTLHTSSAIKTVDRIIDVFPPEQQAQVRTSLSESLEAVVAQTLIKRADGRGRVAGCEILINSYAVANLIREGKTHQILSIMQTSKKIGMQTMDDTLLQLLQEQKISPEDAYERATDKQKFAKFLKEIPEGLK from the coding sequence ATGGCGCGGATAGATGCTTTTTTTAAACTAATGCTTGAAAACAAAGCAAGTGATTTACATCTTGTTGCTGGAAGCCAGCCTGTTTTAAGAATCAACGGAGAACTTGTAAGAGTTCAATATAAAGTTTTCGATAATGAGGATTTGAGGAAGCTTCTCTATGAGATTACTCCTGAAGAAAAAATCAAAATATTTGAAGAAACAGGAGACCTCGATTTTGCTCATGAGATTCCAGGCGTTGCTCGTTTTCGTGTTAATTACTTCAAGCACAAAGAGGGTGTGGGGGGAGCATTCAGACATATTCCCAATGAAATAAAAACCATTGATCAACTTGGATTACCTCAGGTCTTGAAACAATTCGTAATGCTTAAAAAAGGAATTGTGCTTGTTACAGGACCCACTGGTTCAGGTAAATCCACTACTCTGGCTGCAATGATTGATCACGCTAACACAAACAGAAAAGAAAGAATTATAACAATCGAAGATCCTATAGAGTTTATTCATCCAAACAAAGGATGCGTTATTTCTTACAGAGAAGTAGGAACGCATACAGAAAGCTTTGCAAAGGCTCTAAGAGCAGCTTTAAGAGAAGACCCTGATATAATTCTTGTGGGTGAAATGAGAGATATTGAAACAGTTCAGCTTGCTTTAGAAGCTGCAGCAACAGGACATCTTGTATTCAGTACTCTTCATACTTCATCTGCAATTAAAACAGTTGATAGAATTATAGATGTTTTCCCACCTGAGCAGCAGGCGCAGGTAAGGACATCTCTCAGTGAATCCCTTGAAGCAGTTGTTGCACAGACTCTTATAAAAAGGGCAGATGGAAGAGGAAGAGTTGCTGGATGTGAAATTTTAATTAATAGTTACGCTGTTGCAAACCTTATAAGAGAAGGTAAAACTCATCAGATACTTTCAATTATGCAGACAAGTAAAAAAATAGGAATGCAAACTATGGACGATACTTTACTTCAGCTTCTTCAGGAACAGAAAATCTCTCCGGAAGATGCATATGAAAGAGCAACCGATAAACAGAAGTTTGCCAAATTCCTCAAGGAAATTCCCGAAGGTCTTAAATGA
- a CDS encoding HAD-IA family hydrolase encodes MSIELIIFDLDGTLVDSCKDITRALNYCFEEKGISGFSEDEVRKMVGEGVNRLIEKALEARGIFSFKEPMLECFINYYKEHITDYSRPYPQVKETLNQLKDFKKAVISNKLTDLSIKTLNSLGLLKYFDFVGGSDLFSERKPSALPILETIKKLQTSCDRTIIVGDSELDIKAGKSAGVKTAAVTYGYRDREFLKDADFLIDKFSDLLNIIKLIGT; translated from the coding sequence ATGTCTATTGAACTTATTATTTTTGATCTTGATGGCACACTCGTAGATTCCTGCAAAGACATAACTCGAGCATTGAACTACTGCTTCGAAGAAAAAGGCATCTCAGGTTTTTCAGAAGATGAAGTACGAAAGATGGTCGGAGAAGGAGTTAATCGTCTTATAGAAAAAGCTTTAGAGGCAAGGGGAATTTTCAGTTTTAAAGAGCCAATGCTTGAATGTTTTATCAACTATTACAAAGAACATATAACAGATTATTCCAGACCTTATCCTCAGGTGAAAGAAACTCTTAACCAATTAAAAGACTTCAAAAAAGCTGTAATTTCAAATAAACTTACTGACCTAAGCATTAAGACGCTTAACAGTCTCGGACTTTTAAAATATTTTGATTTTGTAGGTGGCAGTGATCTATTTTCTGAAAGAAAACCTTCAGCATTGCCAATCCTTGAAACAATTAAAAAGTTGCAAACATCCTGTGACAGAACAATTATTGTTGGAGACAGTGAGCTTGATATTAAGGCTGGAAAATCAGCTGGAGTGAAAACAGCGGCAGTTACATATGGATATAGAGACAGAGAATTTTTAAAGGATGCTGATTTTTTAATTGATAAATTCAGTGATTTACTTAATATTATTAAGCTAATAGGAACATGA
- a CDS encoding AAA family ATPase — MNYFIVFAGKGGTGKSTLAALTVRYLSENKAHSVLVVDADPNFCLPELLGVRVNETLASIRDHAMQNKPEGISLDEWLEIQINRIMAESQGFDLLVMGRPEGSGCYCAVNNILRRILQEISEQYRYIVVDNEAGMEHISRGIVNKIDFLFIVSSPSKTSMQAATRINNLVNEVGIMPKNKALIINQAFNEVEEDELTKQFGKIRYVFFDENLRKLSERGESIFSLSHTSETLKNFYAILEDAIG; from the coding sequence ATGAATTATTTTATAGTTTTCGCTGGAAAAGGTGGTACAGGCAAGAGTACTCTTGCTGCATTAACAGTAAGATACCTCTCAGAGAATAAAGCACATTCTGTACTTGTAGTGGACGCAGATCCTAATTTCTGCCTTCCTGAACTTCTTGGAGTTAGAGTTAATGAAACCCTTGCATCAATAAGAGACCATGCTATGCAAAATAAACCAGAAGGAATCTCTCTTGATGAATGGCTTGAGATTCAAATAAATAGAATTATGGCAGAAAGTCAGGGATTTGATCTTCTTGTAATGGGAAGACCCGAAGGAAGCGGATGTTATTGTGCTGTAAATAATATTTTAAGAAGAATTCTTCAGGAAATTTCAGAACAGTACAGATATATAGTTGTTGACAATGAAGCAGGAATGGAACATATAAGCAGAGGAATTGTCAATAAAATCGACTTTTTATTTATAGTAAGTAGCCCTTCTAAAACCAGTATGCAAGCTGCTACAAGAATAAACAATCTTGTAAATGAAGTTGGAATAATGCCTAAAAATAAAGCTCTAATTATTAATCAGGCTTTCAATGAGGTTGAAGAAGATGAGTTAACAAAACAATTCGGAAAAATCAGATATGTTTTTTTTGATGAAAATCTAAGAAAACTCAGTGAAAGAGGAGAAAGCATTTTCTCTCTTAGCCATACATCAGAGACATTAAAAAATTTCTATGCTATCCTGGAGGATGCAATTGGATGA
- the mazG gene encoding nucleoside triphosphate pyrophosphohydrolase translates to MDEKFQKLIEIMETLRSEKGCPWDRAQTHDTLKRYLLEETYELIEAIEKKDINGIKEELGDLLLQIVFHSQIAREEGNFDINDVIDTISKKMIGRHPHVFGNAEFKTSEEVLNQWDERKKEEGKLCSSILEGIPPTLTALLRAYKIQSRVARVGFDWENTDGVIDKIKEELNEVEEAIKSGRKNETEEEIGDLLFSIVNLARFFKIDPETALRKTNRKFEERFKKLEELAREKGKNLKEMNLSEMDNLWEDIKNKEL, encoded by the coding sequence TTGGATGAAAAATTTCAAAAACTAATAGAAATCATGGAAACTCTTCGTTCTGAAAAAGGCTGTCCATGGGACAGAGCTCAAACCCATGATACACTTAAACGATACCTTCTTGAAGAAACTTATGAACTGATTGAAGCAATTGAAAAAAAAGACATAAATGGCATCAAAGAAGAACTGGGAGACCTACTACTTCAAATAGTTTTTCATAGTCAGATAGCAAGAGAAGAGGGCAATTTTGATATAAATGATGTAATAGATACAATTTCTAAGAAGATGATTGGAAGACATCCTCATGTTTTTGGAAACGCTGAATTTAAAACATCTGAAGAAGTATTAAATCAGTGGGATGAAAGGAAAAAAGAGGAAGGCAAGCTTTGTAGCTCAATACTTGAAGGGATTCCACCAACACTTACAGCATTGCTCAGAGCATATAAAATTCAATCAAGAGTTGCCAGGGTTGGATTTGACTGGGAAAATACTGATGGAGTGATTGATAAAATCAAAGAAGAACTGAATGAAGTTGAAGAAGCCATCAAATCAGGCAGAAAAAATGAAACAGAAGAAGAAATTGGCGATTTATTATTCAGTATTGTGAATCTTGCACGTTTTTTCAAAATTGATCCTGAAACTGCTTTGAGGAAAACAAATAGAAAATTTGAAGAAAGGTTTAAAAAACTTGAAGAGCTTGCCAGAGAAAAAGGCAAGAACTTAAAAGAGATGAATTTATCAGAAATGGACAATCTCTGGGAAGACATCAAAAATAAAGAATTATAA
- a CDS encoding phenylacetate--CoA ligase — protein sequence MFNPEKETLPREKLEKLQIAQFKKTLKYLKNSRSKLKEKYKHVEPEDITSLEDLKNLPLTTKDELKDCYPFDHIAIDPSSCARMHLSSGTTGVPVINAMTRNDIAQWSEMMARCLACAGLTEKDRIQIMPSFGLFNGGFGFHYGAECLGCFVVPAGAGRSLMQLKLIKELEVTAIGAIASYPARLIEVARESDFDFRQTKLKVAILGAETWSDEYRNRIEEEMGVKTFDIIGLTETGGIGLGIDCPARSGIHVWEDHYIVEIINPGNDKPVELGEEGEMVITTITREGLPLIRYRTRDISRILTYEKCDCGRTHVRVDRIKGRTDDMLKVKGVNFYPSQVEQILLKYKGISPYYQLVIETVKGKDEMTIIVEKVNNGITQKELEHLDLELYDFLAFHSKIQIVPEGTIQRVPGKATRIIDKRKKT from the coding sequence ATGTTCAATCCTGAAAAGGAGACTCTTCCAAGAGAAAAACTTGAAAAGCTTCAGATTGCACAATTTAAAAAGACTTTAAAATATCTGAAAAATTCAAGATCAAAACTCAAGGAAAAATATAAACATGTTGAACCTGAGGATATCACAAGCCTTGAAGACTTAAAAAACTTACCCCTTACTACAAAAGATGAACTTAAAGACTGTTATCCTTTCGATCACATTGCTATTGATCCGTCCAGTTGTGCAAGAATGCATTTAAGTTCAGGGACAACAGGTGTACCGGTTATAAATGCGATGACTCGTAATGATATTGCTCAATGGTCAGAGATGATGGCTCGATGTCTTGCCTGTGCAGGCCTTACTGAAAAAGATAGAATTCAGATAATGCCTTCCTTTGGACTTTTTAATGGCGGATTTGGTTTTCACTATGGTGCAGAATGTCTTGGTTGCTTTGTCGTCCCTGCTGGAGCGGGCCGTTCTCTTATGCAACTTAAACTTATTAAAGAACTTGAGGTTACAGCAATAGGAGCAATAGCATCATATCCTGCAAGACTGATAGAGGTTGCCCGAGAAAGCGATTTTGATTTCAGACAGACAAAGCTAAAAGTGGCGATTCTGGGAGCAGAAACATGGTCAGATGAATATAGAAATAGAATTGAAGAAGAGATGGGGGTTAAAACATTTGATATAATCGGACTTACAGAAACAGGAGGAATAGGTCTTGGTATAGACTGTCCGGCAAGATCAGGAATCCATGTCTGGGAAGACCACTATATTGTTGAAATAATTAATCCTGGCAATGACAAGCCTGTAGAACTCGGAGAAGAAGGAGAGATGGTTATTACCACCATTACAAGAGAAGGCCTTCCTCTTATAAGATATAGAACAAGAGATATATCAAGAATTTTAACTTATGAAAAATGTGACTGTGGCAGAACTCATGTAAGAGTGGACAGAATTAAAGGTAGAACCGATGATATGCTTAAAGTTAAAGGAGTCAATTTCTATCCATCTCAGGTTGAGCAGATTTTGCTTAAATACAAGGGCATTTCTCCTTATTATCAACTAGTTATTGAGACAGTAAAAGGAAAAGATGAGATGACTATAATCGTTGAAAAGGTTAATAATGGAATCACCCAGAAAGAGCTTGAGCACCTTGATCTCGAACTTTATGATTTTCTTGCTTTTCATAGTAAAATTCAGATTGTTCCAGAGGGTACTATTCAAAGAGTTCCTGGCAAAGCAACGAGAATTATAGATAAAAGAAAAAAGACGTAA
- a CDS encoding 2-oxoacid:acceptor oxidoreductase family protein, translating to MKLVIIGKGGQGVIFFSKLIAQAAIKKGTSVCSTEIKGMAKKGGVVEVQMKIAEGLSGFVRRGTADLVILLSDDLTDYAQTFGEKIFTFTKSQIDDALKIVSSRYINTFLLGIFVKKTDLFSCEDFIKILDDENKKSFIKGCEYVQS from the coding sequence ATGAAACTTGTGATTATCGGAAAAGGTGGACAGGGTGTGATATTCTTTTCAAAACTGATTGCTCAGGCAGCAATCAAAAAAGGTACCAGTGTTTGCTCTACTGAAATTAAGGGAATGGCTAAAAAAGGCGGTGTTGTTGAAGTTCAAATGAAGATAGCAGAGGGGCTAAGTGGCTTCGTTCGCAGAGGCACTGCTGACCTTGTTATTCTTTTAAGTGATGATTTGACTGATTATGCCCAAACATTTGGAGAAAAAATTTTTACATTTACAAAATCACAGATAGATGATGCATTAAAAATTGTTTCATCTCGCTATATAAATACCTTTCTTCTTGGAATTTTTGTAAAAAAGACAGATTTATTTAGCTGTGAAGATTTTATAAAGATACTCGATGATGAAAATAAAAAATCATTTATAAAGGGGTGTGAATATGTTCAATCCTGA
- a CDS encoding thiamine pyrophosphate-dependent enzyme: MSRLYISGNEAIAYGLINAGVRFITGYPGTPSSEIIPAAQKLKKQHGLKAFIEWSINEKVAYEIAYGAALSNIKSAVTMKQVGLNIAMDPFMNSAYVGTVASMVVVSVDDPGPHSSQTEQDSRFIAMAAKIPVLDPSTVQEAYEFARKATELSNKYNMPVMLRSSTRVSHARADVRIDEELYNEPMEANFKTAKNWHEFIWRFAATPKQRLKLHELLNDKIKKIADENKIKLFFNGKILMLSSGAVFSYLYELIEDYKLQDRLTLGKIDMPYPLNFQDFSQFQRVIAVEETYPVIELQLNTEGRRNGLVPGEGELTPEVCEDILQRLGLIERKKIVTVPALKRPSLCPGCAHRISLFAVKKVFGKKAIYAGDIGCYTLALNFNVTDTVLCMGASVSFGFALKKAFELSDKDRDVVSIIGDSTFFHSGIPPLIDAVHYKVPFLVVILDNQTVAMTGNQKTLSDSESSTDVALKPIIIENVIKGLGVNFVQVVDSYDFETSLKLLKEAKKFLKDSSEPAVIVFRHPCINTKKGLSINPVYAIKIDKKLCKGCKVCVNEFECPAIIFNEEENKAEIDRNLCISCGCCVYSCPTKAIIKGEIVKE, translated from the coding sequence ATGTCACGGTTATATATTTCGGGTAATGAAGCAATTGCGTATGGATTAATAAATGCAGGCGTAAGATTCATCACAGGTTATCCAGGTACTCCTTCAAGTGAAATTATTCCAGCAGCCCAGAAATTAAAAAAACAACATGGTTTGAAAGCATTTATTGAATGGTCAATAAATGAAAAGGTAGCTTATGAGATAGCCTACGGAGCAGCTCTGTCAAATATAAAAAGTGCTGTTACAATGAAACAGGTGGGACTTAATATTGCCATGGATCCATTTATGAATTCTGCTTATGTTGGTACAGTTGCATCAATGGTTGTTGTAAGCGTTGATGACCCTGGTCCGCATTCATCACAAACTGAGCAGGATAGTCGATTTATAGCAATGGCTGCAAAAATTCCAGTTTTAGACCCATCCACAGTCCAGGAAGCTTATGAGTTTGCTAGAAAAGCTACTGAGTTGAGTAATAAATATAACATGCCAGTCATGCTCAGGAGCTCAACCAGAGTGTCACATGCTCGAGCTGATGTGAGGATAGATGAAGAGTTATATAATGAACCAATGGAGGCTAATTTTAAAACAGCTAAAAACTGGCATGAATTTATCTGGAGATTTGCAGCTACACCAAAACAGAGACTGAAACTGCACGAACTTCTAAATGATAAGATTAAAAAAATTGCAGATGAAAATAAAATTAAGCTATTTTTTAATGGTAAAATTTTGATGCTTTCAAGTGGAGCAGTTTTTTCTTATTTGTATGAACTGATTGAAGATTATAAACTTCAGGATAGACTAACTCTTGGAAAAATTGATATGCCATATCCTCTTAATTTTCAGGATTTTTCTCAATTTCAAAGAGTTATTGCTGTTGAAGAAACCTATCCAGTGATAGAGCTTCAACTTAATACAGAAGGACGAAGAAATGGATTAGTACCAGGCGAGGGTGAACTCACGCCAGAAGTATGTGAGGATATTCTTCAAAGACTTGGGTTAATTGAAAGAAAAAAAATAGTTACAGTTCCTGCACTTAAGAGACCTTCTTTATGCCCTGGATGTGCTCACAGGATTTCTCTTTTTGCAGTCAAGAAGGTTTTTGGTAAAAAGGCAATCTATGCTGGGGACATAGGCTGTTACACTTTAGCACTTAATTTTAATGTTACAGATACAGTATTGTGTATGGGAGCAAGCGTATCGTTTGGATTTGCATTAAAGAAAGCTTTTGAACTCTCTGATAAAGATAGGGATGTGGTTTCAATTATAGGAGATTCAACCTTTTTTCATTCTGGAATTCCTCCATTAATTGATGCTGTTCATTATAAAGTGCCATTTTTAGTTGTTATTCTTGACAATCAGACAGTTGCTATGACAGGTAATCAAAAGACTCTATCGGATTCTGAAAGCTCCACAGATGTAGCATTAAAACCAATTATTATAGAAAATGTCATAAAAGGACTTGGAGTCAATTTTGTGCAAGTTGTTGATTCTTATGATTTTGAAACTTCTCTTAAGCTTTTAAAGGAAGCTAAGAAATTCTTAAAGGATAGTTCTGAACCTGCTGTTATTGTCTTCAGACATCCCTGCATTAATACAAAGAAGGGGTTGAGTATTAATCCAGTATACGCTATTAAGATAGATAAAAAACTCTGCAAGGGCTGTAAGGTCTGCGTAAATGAGTTTGAATGCCCTGCAATTATTTTCAATGAAGAAGAAAATAAGGCAGAGATAGACAGAAATCTGTGTATAAGCTGTGGTTGTTGCGTTTATTCATGTCCAACAAAGGCGATAATTAAGGGAGAAATAGTAAAAGAATAA
- a CDS encoding YidH family protein has protein sequence MNEQDNIHPKVRNRRVHLANERTFLSWIRTSIGIMAFGFVVEKFALFVKQFYLILGKQPFHSSEAEYSTFFGIVLISLGGLMGFLAFIRYKKIEKQIDEDTYQPSTLLDILLIICLLIILVFLIVYLIRSI, from the coding sequence ATGAATGAACAGGATAATATCCATCCAAAAGTTCGTAATCGAAGAGTCCATCTTGCTAATGAGAGGACCTTCCTTTCATGGATAAGAACAAGCATTGGAATAATGGCTTTTGGATTTGTTGTAGAAAAATTTGCTCTCTTTGTAAAACAGTTTTATCTGATTCTAGGAAAACAACCTTTTCATTCAAGTGAAGCAGAATACTCCACTTTTTTTGGCATAGTTCTTATTTCTCTTGGTGGATTGATGGGATTTCTTGCTTTTATACGGTATAAAAAAATCGAAAAACAGATTGATGAAGATACATATCAACCTTCTACTTTACTTGATATACTTCTTATAATATGTCTTCTTATAATTTTAGTATTTCTAATTGTTTATTTAATTCGTAGTATTTGA
- a CDS encoding CTP synthase translates to MPKYIFITGGVVSALGKGIAASAIGALLETKGFKVTIQKLDPYINVDPGTLSPFEHGEVYVTDDGCETDLDLGHYERFTHLIASHVNNYTSGKIYFNVISKERKGSYLGHTVQVVPHVTDEIKEAIKSAAGDNDFDVVIVEVGGTVGDIEGLPFLEAIRQFRYDVGRENVLYIHLTLVPYVKSAGELKTKPTQHSVNSLRAIGIQPDILLCRADRPIPHSLKKKIALHCNLDFDAVISAHDVETVYAVPLNFQNEGLDLLIEKKFSFPHRIGDLSLWEEIVDKIKNPKTEVNIAIVGKYVGLKDSYKSLNEALIHGGIANDAKVNLIWVDSEDIEKDGAGMHLSEAHGILIPGGFGSRGIEGKIEAIKYARENKIPFLGICLGMQCAVIEISRHLAGLRAHSTEFDPDTEHPVIYLMQKWFNPKTEKYEIRTVDSQKGGTMRLGAYPCVLKDGTKAYEAYRVKEISERHRHRYEFNNKYLPILEEKGVLFSGTSPDGQLVEIIELRDHPWFLGCQFHPEFKSKPFKPHPLFRAFISESLKGRRTLF, encoded by the coding sequence ATGCCTAAGTACATATTTATAACAGGGGGAGTAGTGTCAGCTCTTGGTAAAGGTATCGCAGCATCTGCAATTGGTGCTTTACTTGAGACAAAGGGATTTAAGGTTACAATCCAGAAGCTTGACCCATATATAAATGTTGATCCAGGAACTCTGAGTCCTTTTGAACATGGAGAGGTTTATGTTACTGATGATGGTTGTGAAACAGATTTAGATCTCGGGCACTATGAAAGGTTCACTCATCTTATTGCTTCACATGTTAATAATTATACATCAGGAAAAATTTATTTTAATGTTATATCCAAAGAAAGAAAAGGTAGTTATCTTGGACACACTGTTCAGGTTGTTCCACATGTTACCGATGAAATAAAGGAAGCTATAAAATCAGCTGCAGGAGACAATGATTTTGATGTTGTTATAGTCGAAGTTGGAGGAACTGTAGGAGATATTGAAGGGCTCCCTTTTCTTGAAGCAATAAGGCAGTTTCGGTATGATGTTGGTAGAGAAAATGTTTTATATATTCATCTGACCCTTGTTCCATATGTAAAAAGCGCTGGAGAACTTAAAACAAAACCAACACAACACAGTGTGAACAGTTTGAGGGCTATTGGTATCCAGCCGGATATTTTACTGTGTCGCGCTGACAGGCCAATTCCTCATAGTTTGAAAAAAAAGATCGCTCTTCACTGTAACCTTGATTTTGATGCTGTTATTTCAGCCCATGATGTTGAAACCGTTTATGCAGTCCCTTTAAACTTTCAAAATGAGGGACTTGACCTTTTAATAGAAAAAAAATTTTCTTTCCCTCATAGAATCGGCGATCTTTCTTTATGGGAAGAGATTGTTGATAAGATTAAAAATCCTAAAACAGAGGTTAATATAGCAATTGTTGGTAAATATGTAGGTCTTAAGGATTCTTATAAAAGTCTTAATGAAGCATTAATTCATGGTGGTATTGCAAATGATGCGAAGGTCAATCTTATATGGGTAGATTCAGAAGATATAGAAAAAGATGGAGCAGGTATGCATCTTTCTGAGGCGCACGGTATATTAATTCCTGGTGGTTTTGGCAGTCGGGGGATAGAAGGCAAAATTGAAGCAATAAAGTATGCAAGAGAAAATAAAATACCATTCTTAGGTATCTGTCTTGGTATGCAGTGTGCAGTAATTGAAATAAGCAGGCATCTTGCAGGACTCAGGGCTCACAGTACCGAATTTGATCCAGATACGGAGCATCCTGTTATTTATTTAATGCAGAAATGGTTTAATCCAAAAACTGAAAAATATGAAATAAGAACAGTAGATTCTCAGAAAGGTGGAACTATGAGGCTTGGTGCCTATCCATGTGTCCTTAAAGATGGAACAAAGGCATATGAAGCTTACAGAGTAAAAGAAATTTCTGAAAGACATAGACATCGATATGAGTTTAATAATAAATATCTTCCGATTCTTGAAGAAAAAGGAGTGTTATTCAGTGGAACTTCGCCAGATGGTCAGCTTGTAGAAATAATCGAATTAAGAGACCATCCATGGTTTCTTGGTTGTCAATTCCATCCAGAGTTTAAGTCCAAGCCCTTTAAACCGCATCCTTTATTCAGGGCTTTTATTTCTGAATCTTTAAAAGGAAGAAGAACACTTTTTTAA